In a single window of the Pseudomonas oryzihabitans genome:
- a CDS encoding IclR family transcriptional regulator, with translation MTPADLEQTDSSARGSSEGVAAVDRAFAILGAFDADHPVLTLAELARRTGLYKSTILRLVSSIEKAGFIRRLADGQFTIGHEPSRLANLYQTSFRLRDILYPLLQDLSDETGETSSFYVEEGESRVVLFRVEPKRAIKVSVHEGDRFPLAVGASGKVLRVFGHKAASDLPDVAECYWASSSGERDPEIAAVSVPVFGPGQLLQGALTLSGPVDRLADKQVVHASELLLRASAKATRALGGESGCLDQAADRLARKK, from the coding sequence ATGACCCCTGCCGATCTCGAACAAACCGATTCCTCTGCCCGTGGCAGTTCCGAAGGCGTCGCTGCCGTCGACCGCGCTTTCGCGATACTGGGCGCGTTCGACGCCGATCATCCTGTCCTAACGCTGGCGGAGCTTGCCCGGCGCACGGGGCTGTACAAGAGCACGATCCTGCGCCTGGTTAGCTCCATCGAAAAAGCAGGATTTATCCGGCGATTGGCAGATGGACAGTTCACCATCGGTCATGAGCCGTCACGGTTGGCCAACCTTTACCAGACGTCCTTTCGTCTACGCGACATCCTCTATCCTCTGTTGCAGGATCTCTCGGACGAAACAGGAGAAACCTCCTCCTTCTACGTCGAGGAAGGAGAGAGCAGAGTCGTGCTTTTTCGCGTTGAGCCCAAGCGCGCCATCAAGGTATCGGTACACGAGGGCGATCGCTTTCCGTTAGCCGTAGGTGCATCCGGAAAGGTGCTTAGAGTGTTTGGGCACAAGGCCGCTAGTGACCTGCCTGACGTTGCTGAGTGCTATTGGGCATCCTCCTCGGGCGAGCGAGACCCGGAAATCGCCGCGGTATCCGTCCCTGTCTTTGGGCCCGGCCAACTTTTGCAAGGTGCTCTGACCCTGTCGGGGCCTGTTGATCGCCTCGCAGATAAGCAAGTGGTTCATGCAAGCGAATTGTTGCTCCGGGCATCTGCAAAGGCCACGAGAGCATTGGGTGGGGAAAGCGGATGTTTAGACCAAGCTGCTGATAGGCTGGCACGTAAGAAATAG